A DNA window from Engystomops pustulosus chromosome 6, aEngPut4.maternal, whole genome shotgun sequence contains the following coding sequences:
- the EMILIN3 gene encoding EMILIN-3 isoform X2, whose protein sequence is MYRTLFRPKYKIGYKMVTELQWRCCPGHSGDSCQDGPPVQQGYLPPYMAPKAASGQKLFPPPKTPPNYSKLQPETLPEPPVSPKKSGYGRKLSPVFGERLDRVEEEVRRLSQSYDNLQGVVSGLGDSLRLAIQEDTSKMIGSLVSGPSSSSQSSVGFGMIPEAMAESPHVTGDLTGKVAEVSEMLRSKTELLEEVNGMVMGHEAQLQHLLEAARPSPLTSTEMLEQYLEGKLAESHAKLLDGIEARLQKIQGSCDVKVQSVQKQCQDSEQAAGHRMQQEMDGREVAMRREILGLTARVQGMSAPEGCCGRLDELSRRVEELERSMRQLTEDHHTLSQKVDVELNRLMLEPQIGVRLDEVESRLNYTEEGVRRCCQEGEERGHVLAELDGVRASVDDKVRVLEERLLTAVGELTNVSAPMALDGAVIPLLDAHLSGIRKEGLESLEGVQSRLAAVEDLCAAGCSTPEVESLVDIHTDLSQCKKQNQDVQKQLGHLNNTILGLKRQLERQREEALQGEITLLQVNLRSVGRSLHGLEETVTKYADTVVQVNSTAEERGARLSEELVTVQGQIDGQNNELRTSRSQLLGLRGDMERMKARLAGQMGTCQSLARELQGEMSKFEHRVAQVEGSCGSQDPSLLGYLDQVNSTLVSHEQGLEILRHEMSKINHQAPSLELPPTTQETPGKK, encoded by the exons AT GTATCGGACTCTCTTCAGACCCAAGTATAAGATTGGATACAAGATGGTGACCGAGCTCCAGTGGCGCTGCTGTCCCGGACATTCAGGAGACTCTTGCCAAGATGGACCACCTGTTCAACAAGGCTACCTTCCACCTTATATGGCACCCAAAGCAGCCTCAGGGCAGAAGCTATTCCCTCCACCCAAGACTCCACCGAATTATTCCAAATTACAGCCAGAAACTCTTCCTGAGCCTCCGGTGTCCCCCAAGAAGAGTGGCTATG GAAGAAAATTGTCTCCTGTTTTTGGAGAAAGACTGGACCGTGTGGAAGAAGAGGTCAGGCGCCTGTCTCAGTCTTACGACAACTTACAAGGAGTGGTAAGCGGTCTGGGAGACTCTCTGCGCCTCGCCATCCAAGAGGACACTAGCAAGATGATTGGATCACTAGTGAGTGGTCCCAGTTCCTCCTCACAGTCTTCTGTTGGCTTTGGCATGATCCCTGAAGCTATGGCTGAGTCCCCACATGTCACCGGGGACTTGACTGGGAAAGTAGCTGAGGTGAGTGAGATGCTCCGCTCAAAAACAGAACTCCTGGAAGAGGTAAATGGGATGGTTATGGGCCATGAAGCACAGCTCCAGCATCTACTAGAAGCTGCAAGACCATCTCCACTTACATCCACTGAAATGTTAGAGCAGTACTTGGAGGGAAAGTTGGCCGAGTCTCACGCTAAGCTACTAGATGGAATAGAGGCTCGGCTGCAGAAGATCCAAGGTAGCTGTGATGTGAAAGTACAGTCAGTGCAGAAACAATGCCAAGACTCTGAGCAGGCGGCCGGTCATAGAATGCAGCAGGAAATGGACGGCCGAGAAGTGGCAATGAGGAGAGAGATATTAGGTTTAACTGCCAGAGTACAAGGGATGAGTGCACCCGAAGGCTGCTGCGGGCGCCTGGATGAGCTCAGCAGACGTGTAGAGGAACTGGAACGTAGCATGCGCCAGTTAACGGAAGACCACCATACCCTAAGCCAGAAAGTAGATGTAGAACTCAACAGGCTTATGCTGGAACCACAAATTGGAGTGAGACTGGATGAAGTAGAGAGCAGACTCAACTACACCGAAGAAGGTGTTAGGAGATGTTGTCAAGAAGGAGAAGAAAGAGGCCACGTATTGGCCGAGCTGGATGGGGTGAGGGCCTCCGTGGATGATAAAGTTCGAGTCTTAGAAGAGAGACTTCTGACAGCTGTGGGAGAGCTCACCAATGTCTCAGCTCCAATGGCtctggatggtgcagtgattccCCTGCTGGATGCCCATTTGTCAGGGATAAGGAAAGAGGGTCTCGAAAGTTTGGAAGGAGTTCAGAGTCGACTTGCAGCTGTGGAAGATTTGTGTGCTGCTGGGTGCTCCACACCAGAAGTAGAATCTCTTGTAGACATTCACACTGATCTTTCACAATGTAAAAAGCAGAACCAGGACGTTCAGAAACAGCTCGGCCACCTGAATAATACCATTCTGGGCCTCAAGAGGCAACTGGAAAGACAAAGGGAAGAAGCATTACAAGGGGAGATCACCTTACTGCAGGTCAACTTGAGGAGCGTTGGGCGCTCTTTGCATGGTCTGGAGGAGACTGTGACTAAATACGCTGATACTGTAGTCCAAGTCAACTCAACTGCAGAGGAACGTGGTGCTCGACTATCCGAGGAACTGGTTACTGTCCAAGGCCAAATTGATGGACAAAATAATGAACTCCGTACTAGTCGATCACAACTCTTAGGCTTGCGAGGGGACATGGAGAGGATGAAGGCACGACTTGCAGGacaaatgggaacctgtcagtccTTGGCTCGTGAACTTCAGGGGGAGATGTCCAAATTTGAACATAGGGTCGCTCAGGTGGAAGGGTCTTGTGGGTCTCAAGACCCAAGTTTGCTTGGCTATCTGGACCAGGTTAACAGCACGCTAGTGTCTCATGAGCAAGGTCTGGAGATCCTCAGACATGAGATGAGTAAAATCAACCATCAAGCACCCAGCCTGGAGCTGCCACCCACCACACAAGAAACTCCTGGAAAGAAATAA
- the EMILIN3 gene encoding EMILIN-3 isoform X1, translating into MRRMETRLRRILFSVAVSLCLSGSLSPADAKGTYYPPPANGRFIHSLYTSGSQPQTYGKPITKHRNYCVYVVEKNVTCTLQDGTEPYIKAEYLKCSWGPKCPGTVMYRTLFRPKYKIGYKMVTELQWRCCPGHSGDSCQDGPPVQQGYLPPYMAPKAASGQKLFPPPKTPPNYSKLQPETLPEPPVSPKKSGYGRKLSPVFGERLDRVEEEVRRLSQSYDNLQGVVSGLGDSLRLAIQEDTSKMIGSLVSGPSSSSQSSVGFGMIPEAMAESPHVTGDLTGKVAEVSEMLRSKTELLEEVNGMVMGHEAQLQHLLEAARPSPLTSTEMLEQYLEGKLAESHAKLLDGIEARLQKIQGSCDVKVQSVQKQCQDSEQAAGHRMQQEMDGREVAMRREILGLTARVQGMSAPEGCCGRLDELSRRVEELERSMRQLTEDHHTLSQKVDVELNRLMLEPQIGVRLDEVESRLNYTEEGVRRCCQEGEERGHVLAELDGVRASVDDKVRVLEERLLTAVGELTNVSAPMALDGAVIPLLDAHLSGIRKEGLESLEGVQSRLAAVEDLCAAGCSTPEVESLVDIHTDLSQCKKQNQDVQKQLGHLNNTILGLKRQLERQREEALQGEITLLQVNLRSVGRSLHGLEETVTKYADTVVQVNSTAEERGARLSEELVTVQGQIDGQNNELRTSRSQLLGLRGDMERMKARLAGQMGTCQSLARELQGEMSKFEHRVAQVEGSCGSQDPSLLGYLDQVNSTLVSHEQGLEILRHEMSKINHQAPSLELPPTTQETPGKK; encoded by the exons ATGAGAAGAATGGAGACCAGGCTGCGCAGGATCTTGTTTTCAGTCGCCGTCTCTCTGTGTTTAAGTGGGTCACTAAGTCCAGCGGATGCCAAAGGAACATATTACCCTCCGCCAGCCAATGGAAGGTTCATTCACAGCTTATATACCTCAGGCTCCCAACCTCAGACCTACGGCAAGCCCATCACCAAGCACAG GAATTATTGTGTGTATGTGGTGGAGAAGAACGTGACCTGCACCCTGCAGGATGGTACAGAACCATATATCAAAGCCGAGTACCTCAAGTGCAGCTGGGGACCCAAGTGTCCAGGAACTGTAAT GTATCGGACTCTCTTCAGACCCAAGTATAAGATTGGATACAAGATGGTGACCGAGCTCCAGTGGCGCTGCTGTCCCGGACATTCAGGAGACTCTTGCCAAGATGGACCACCTGTTCAACAAGGCTACCTTCCACCTTATATGGCACCCAAAGCAGCCTCAGGGCAGAAGCTATTCCCTCCACCCAAGACTCCACCGAATTATTCCAAATTACAGCCAGAAACTCTTCCTGAGCCTCCGGTGTCCCCCAAGAAGAGTGGCTATG GAAGAAAATTGTCTCCTGTTTTTGGAGAAAGACTGGACCGTGTGGAAGAAGAGGTCAGGCGCCTGTCTCAGTCTTACGACAACTTACAAGGAGTGGTAAGCGGTCTGGGAGACTCTCTGCGCCTCGCCATCCAAGAGGACACTAGCAAGATGATTGGATCACTAGTGAGTGGTCCCAGTTCCTCCTCACAGTCTTCTGTTGGCTTTGGCATGATCCCTGAAGCTATGGCTGAGTCCCCACATGTCACCGGGGACTTGACTGGGAAAGTAGCTGAGGTGAGTGAGATGCTCCGCTCAAAAACAGAACTCCTGGAAGAGGTAAATGGGATGGTTATGGGCCATGAAGCACAGCTCCAGCATCTACTAGAAGCTGCAAGACCATCTCCACTTACATCCACTGAAATGTTAGAGCAGTACTTGGAGGGAAAGTTGGCCGAGTCTCACGCTAAGCTACTAGATGGAATAGAGGCTCGGCTGCAGAAGATCCAAGGTAGCTGTGATGTGAAAGTACAGTCAGTGCAGAAACAATGCCAAGACTCTGAGCAGGCGGCCGGTCATAGAATGCAGCAGGAAATGGACGGCCGAGAAGTGGCAATGAGGAGAGAGATATTAGGTTTAACTGCCAGAGTACAAGGGATGAGTGCACCCGAAGGCTGCTGCGGGCGCCTGGATGAGCTCAGCAGACGTGTAGAGGAACTGGAACGTAGCATGCGCCAGTTAACGGAAGACCACCATACCCTAAGCCAGAAAGTAGATGTAGAACTCAACAGGCTTATGCTGGAACCACAAATTGGAGTGAGACTGGATGAAGTAGAGAGCAGACTCAACTACACCGAAGAAGGTGTTAGGAGATGTTGTCAAGAAGGAGAAGAAAGAGGCCACGTATTGGCCGAGCTGGATGGGGTGAGGGCCTCCGTGGATGATAAAGTTCGAGTCTTAGAAGAGAGACTTCTGACAGCTGTGGGAGAGCTCACCAATGTCTCAGCTCCAATGGCtctggatggtgcagtgattccCCTGCTGGATGCCCATTTGTCAGGGATAAGGAAAGAGGGTCTCGAAAGTTTGGAAGGAGTTCAGAGTCGACTTGCAGCTGTGGAAGATTTGTGTGCTGCTGGGTGCTCCACACCAGAAGTAGAATCTCTTGTAGACATTCACACTGATCTTTCACAATGTAAAAAGCAGAACCAGGACGTTCAGAAACAGCTCGGCCACCTGAATAATACCATTCTGGGCCTCAAGAGGCAACTGGAAAGACAAAGGGAAGAAGCATTACAAGGGGAGATCACCTTACTGCAGGTCAACTTGAGGAGCGTTGGGCGCTCTTTGCATGGTCTGGAGGAGACTGTGACTAAATACGCTGATACTGTAGTCCAAGTCAACTCAACTGCAGAGGAACGTGGTGCTCGACTATCCGAGGAACTGGTTACTGTCCAAGGCCAAATTGATGGACAAAATAATGAACTCCGTACTAGTCGATCACAACTCTTAGGCTTGCGAGGGGACATGGAGAGGATGAAGGCACGACTTGCAGGacaaatgggaacctgtcagtccTTGGCTCGTGAACTTCAGGGGGAGATGTCCAAATTTGAACATAGGGTCGCTCAGGTGGAAGGGTCTTGTGGGTCTCAAGACCCAAGTTTGCTTGGCTATCTGGACCAGGTTAACAGCACGCTAGTGTCTCATGAGCAAGGTCTGGAGATCCTCAGACATGAGATGAGTAAAATCAACCATCAAGCACCCAGCCTGGAGCTGCCACCCACCACACAAGAAACTCCTGGAAAGAAATAA